The proteins below come from a single Esox lucius isolate fEsoLuc1 chromosome 7, fEsoLuc1.pri, whole genome shotgun sequence genomic window:
- the LOC105007279 gene encoding olfactory receptor 1F1-like, translating into MNSLTTDHTRTENITTIIRPPYFYISGFTGISNMEYYYVFLCFVYIISLVGNTFVMVVIYMDGCLHSPKYIAVFNLAFTDVCESTALVPKLLDMFLFSRQFISYDQCLSNLFFVFIFLTMQSFNLTILSYDRLVAICFPLRYHMLVTHRSMYQLTGSAWVLALLMVLISVGLITRLSFCRSVVINSYFCDHGPLFRLAAPCSDVLPNLVMSYLNPFLVLYTPMVFIVVSYVCITHSLFTITLPQDRQRAIKTCTSHLILVAIFYLPINITYLLFSFMPTNMRIINLSLTSVLPPMLNPIIYVLKTEEFKVSAKKLLKRVAQRDVGPVIKT; encoded by the exons ATGAATTCCCTGACCACTGACCATACCAGGACAGAgaacatcaccaccatcatccgaCCCCCTTACTTCTACATCAGTGGATTCACAGGGATCTCCAACATGGAGTATTACTATGTCTTCCTCTGTTTTGTATACATCATCTCTCTG GTGGGCAACACCTTTGTCATGGTCGTCATCTACATGGATGGCTGCCTCCACAG CCCAAAGTACATCGCTGTGTTCAACCtggccttcacagatgtgtgtgAGAGCACAGCCCTGGTTCCCAAGCTTCTGGATATGTTCCTGTTCAGTAGACAGTTCATCTCCTACGACCAATGCCTCTCCAACCTATTCTTTGTCTTCATCTTCCTCACCATGCAGTCCTTCAACCTCACCATCCTTTCCTATGACAGACTGGTGGCCATCTGCTTTCCACTCAG GTACCACATGCTGGTGACTCACAGGTCCATGTATCAGCTGACAGGTTCTGCCTGGGTTTTGGCCTTATTGATGGTTCTGATCTCTGTGGGCCTCATCACACGCCTCTCCTTCTGTAG GTCTGTGGTGATCAACAGCTACTTCTGTGACCACGGCCCCCTGTTCCGCCTGGCTGCCCCCTGTTCTGATGTGCTCCCAAACCTTGTGATGTCATACCTCAACCCCTTTTTAGTCCTCTATACTCCCATGGTCTTCATTGTAGTGTCTTACGTCTGTATAACTCATTCCCTCTTCACCATCACACTTCCCCAGGACAG ACAAAGAGCCATAAAGACATGCACCTCACACCTCATACTAGTGGCCATATTCTACCTGCCCATTAACATCACCTACCTTCTATTTTCCTTCATGCCAACTAACATGAGGATCatcaacctctccctgacctCTGTGCTGCCTCCCATGCTCAACCCCATCATATATGTTCTGAAGACGGAGGAGTTCAAGGTGTCAGCCAAGAAGCTCCTCAAAAGAGTAGCCCAGAGAGATGTGGGTCCAGTCATAAAAACATAA
- the LOC105007280 gene encoding olfactory receptor 52E8-like: protein MSYLTSNPNQTENSSTIIVIRPPYFYISGFTGIPHMEYYYVFLCFVYLISLVGNTFIMIVIYVDQNLHSPKYIAVFSLAFTDVCESTAQVPKLLDMFLFGRQFISYNQCLANLFFVFFFLTMQSFNLIILSYDRLVAICCPLRYHMLVTHRSMFQLTGAAWFGSLLTVLIAVGLITRLSFCRSVVINSYFCDHGPLFRLAAPCSDVLPNIIISYLNPCLVFYIPMVFIIGSYICISHALFTITLPQDRHRAIKTCASHLILVAVFYLPIIITFLLQSLIPTNLRIINLSLTSVLPPMLNPIIYVLKTEEFKESAKKLISRILQRAVAPGQSTLNS from the exons ATGAGTTAtctgacctctaaccctaaccagaCCGAGAACAGCAGCACCATCATCGTCATCAGACCCCCTTACTTCTACATCAGTGGATTCACAGGGATCCCCCACATGGAGTACTACTATGTCTTCCTCTGTTTTGTATACCTCATCTCTCTG GTGGGGAACACCTTCATCATGATCGTTATCTATGTGGACCAGAATCTCCACAG CCCCAAGTACATTGCAGTGTTCAGCCTGGCCTTCACAGATGTATGTGAGAGCACGGCCCAGGTCCCCAAGCTCCTGGATATGTTCCTGTTCGGCAGACAGTTCATCTCCTACAACCAATGTCTCGCCAACCTATTCTTCGTCTTCTTCTTCCTCACCATGCAGTCCTTCAACCTCATCATCCTCTCCTATGACAGACTGGTGGCCATCTGCTGCCCACTCAG GTACCACATGCTGGTGACTCATAGGTCCATGTTTCAGCTAACGGGCGCTGCCTGGTTTGGCTCTCTGTTAACCGTGTTGATTGCTGTGGGCCTCATCACCCGACTCTCCTTTTGTAG GTCTGTGGTGATCAACAGCTACTTCTGTGACCACGGCCCCCTGTTCCGCCTGGCTGCCCCCTGTTCTGATGTGCTCCCTAACATTATAATTTCATACCTCAACCCCTGTTTAGTCTTCTATATCCCCATGGTCTTTATCATAGGATCTTACATCTGTATAAGTCACGCCCTCTTCACCATCACATTGCCCCAGGACAG ACACAGGGCCATAAAGACATGTGCCTCACACCTGATACTCGTTGCAGTATTCTACCTGCCAATAATTATCACCTTCCTCCTCCAATCCCTCATACCAACTAACCTGCGTATCatcaacctctccctgacctCTGTGCTGCCTCCCATGCTGAACCCCATCATATACGTTCTGAAGACGGAGGAGTTCAAGGAATCGGCGAAGAAGCTGATCAGTAGAATACTTCAGAGAGCCGTGGCACCAGGGCAGTCCACATTAAATTCTTGA
- the LOC105007281 gene encoding olfactory receptor 1500-like, whose protein sequence is MNFLTSDLNQTENITTIIRPPYFYISGFTGIPHMEYYYVFLCFVYIISLMGNTFVMIIIYVDRSLHSPKYIAVFNLALTDVCESTAQVPKLLDMFLFGRQFISYDQCLANLFFVFFFLTMQSFNLIILSYDRLVAICFPLRYHVLVTHRSMFQLTGAAWFGSLFPVLISVGLITRLSFCRSLVINSYFCDHGPLFRLAAPCSNVLPNIIISYLNPCLVFYIPMVFIIGSYICISHALVTITLPQDRHKAIKTCSSHLILVAIFYLPITVTFLLQSLIPTNLRIINLSLTSVLPPMLNPIVYVLKTEDFKESANRLIRRVFQRAVGPVKSTSNH, encoded by the exons ATGAATTTCTTGACATCTGACCTCAACCAGACAGAgaacatcaccaccatcatccgaCCCCCTTACTTCTACATCAGTGGATTCACAGGGATCCCCCACATGGAGTACTACTATGTCTTCCTCTGTTTTGTCTACATCATCTCTCTG ATGGGCAACACCTTTGTCATGATCATCATCTATGTGGACCGAAGTCTCCACAG TCCCAAGTACATCGCAGTGTTCAACCTGGCCCTTACAGATGTATGTGAGAGCACGGCCCAGGTCCCCAAGCTCCTGGATATGTTCCTGTTCGGCAGACAGTTCATCTCCTACGACCAATGTCTCGCCAACCTATTCTTCGTCTTCTTCTTCCTCACCATGCAGTCCTTCAACCTCATCATCCTCTCCTATGACAGACTGGTGGCCATCTGCTTTCCACTCAG GTACCATGTTCTGGTGACTCACAGGTCCATGTTTCAGCTGACAGGCGCTGCCTGGTTTGGctctctgtttcctgttttgaTTTCGGTGGGCCTCATCACCCGACTCTCCTTTTGTAG GTCTCTGGTGATCAACAGCTACTTCTGTGACCACGGCCCCTTGTTCCGCCTGGCTGCCCCCTGTTCCAATGTGCTCCCTAACATAATCATTTCATACCTCAACCCCTGTTTAGTCTTCTATATCCCCATGGTCTTTATCATAGGATCTTACATCTGTATTAGTCACGCCCTCGTCACCATCACATTGCCCCAGGACAG ACACAAAGCCATAAAAACGTGTTCCTCACACCTGATACTCGTGGCTATATTCTACCTGCCAATTACTGTCACCTTCCTCCTCCAATCCCTCATACCAACAAACCTGCGTATCatcaacctctccctgacctCGGTGCTGCCTCCCATGCTCAACCCTATAGTTTACGTTCTGAAGACAGAGGACTTCAAAGAATCAGCCAATAGGCTGATCAGGAGAGTGTTTCAGAGAGCTGTGGGTCCAGTGAAGTCCACATCAAATCACTGA
- the LOC105007282 gene encoding olfactory receptor 145-like, translating to MSSLTSDLSLTENITTIIRPPYFYISGFTGIPHMKYYYVFLSLVYIISLMGNTFVMIIIYVDRSLHSPKYIAVFNLALTDVCESTAQVPKLLDMFLFDRQFISYDQCLANLFFVFIFLFMQSFNLTILSYDRLVAICSPLRYHVLVTHRSMFQLTGAAWVGSLFPMMISVGLITRLSFCRSVVINSYFCDHGPLFRLAAPCSDVLPNIVLSYLIPSLVLYIPMTFIIVSYICILHALFTITLTQDRHRAVKTCVSHVILVAIFYLPITVTFLLQSLIPTNLRIINLSLTSVLPPMLNPIVYVLKTEDFKETAKKLIRRWFRKAGCYGPCVARVVAGQEHSSLAPLLHNELLVYVLLGLAFLGQLPD from the exons ATGAGttccctgacctctgaccttagcCTAACAGAgaacatcaccaccatcatccgaCCCCCTTACTTCTACATCAGTGGATTCACAGGGATCCCCCACATGAAGTACTACtatgtcttcctctcccttgtATACATCATCTCTCTG ATGGGCAACACCTTTGTCATGATCATCATCTATGTGGACCGAAGTCTCCACAG TCCCAAGTACATCGCAGTGTTCAACCTGGCCCTCACAGATGTATGTGAGAGCACGGCCCAGGTCCCCAAGCTCCTGGATATGTTCCTGTTCGACAGACAGTTCATCTCCTACGACCAATGCCTCGCCAACCTATTCTTCGTCTTCATATTCCTCTTCATGCAGTCCTTCAACCTCACCATCCTCTCCTATGACAGACTGGTGGCCATCTGCTCCCCACTCAG GTACCACGTGCTGGTGACTCACAGGTCCATGTTTCAGCTGACAGGGGCTGCCTGGGTTGGCTCTCTGTTTCCTATGATGATTTCTGTGGGCCTCATCACCCGACTCTCCTTTTGTAG GTCTGTGGTGATCAACAGCTACTTCTGTGACCACGGCCCCCTGTTCCGCCTGGCGGCCCCCTGTTCTGACGTGCTCCCTAACATCGTGTTGTCGTACTTAATCCCCAGTTTAGTCCTCTATATTCCCATGACCTTCATCATAGTATCTTACATCTGCATCCTCCATGCCCTCTTCACCATCACACTGACCCAGGACAG ACACAGAGCTGTAAAAACATGTGTTTCACACGTGATACTTGTGGCCATATTCTACCTGCCAATTACTGTCACCTTCCTCCTCCAATCCCTTATTCCAACAAACCTGCGTATAatcaacctctccctgacctCTGTGCTGCCTCCCATGCTGAACCCTATAGTTTACGTTCTGAAGACGGAGGACTTCAAGGAAACGGCCAAGAAGCTGATCAGAAGATGGTTTCGTAAAGCT GGTTGCTATGGTCCCTGTGTGGCACGTGTGGTGGCGGGCCAGGAACATAGTAGTCTGGCTCCTCTGCTCCACAATGAACTCCTAGTGTATGTCCTGCTGGGCCTGGCTTTTCTGGGCCAGCTGCCTGACTAG